The Devosia sp. MC521 genome segment TGATTTTCAGCCGTATGTTCTGATCAGCAACTGGCCCGAGACATGGCTGAGCCGATATGTGTCGGAACGCTATGTTCATATCGATCCTGTGGTCCAACACTGTTTCTCGACAAACCTGCCGTTTGATTGGCGCGAAGCCCCGTTAGACCGTTCGCCTGAGAGCGGACAGGTTCTCTATGATTTCAAGGTGCATGGCATCGCCTACGGCTATTGTGTTCCTATCCAATTGGCCAATGGTGTGCAGGGCTTTGCCAGCTTTGGCGGGCCGAAGGATAGCGTCGATAGCGCCGGGCAGATCCAGCTGCATCTTTTAGCGCTTCATGTTTACGCGCAAATCCGCAAGCTAAATGTGTCGCGTCACCAACCGCCCAAGCGTCGGGCTATCACCCAGCGCGAAGCCGAGGTGCTCAAATGGGCGGCCTTAGGGAAAACAGCGGCAGAAATTGCTGATATTACTGCGCTTTCGGTGCGCACGGTGAACCAGCATTGCGAGAATGCGCAGCGGCGCTTGGGGACGCATAACCGCATTCACACTGTGGTCGAGGCGATACGCCACAAGCTCATTACACTTTAGTCTACTATTTTTGTTGCATTTTGGGAGTTCTCCCAATACCCCAACGGACGCAACGTGATTTACTGAGACCTTCGCGGAGACGGGGGCGTTTTCAGTGGATAGTCACGTTCTAGCCCGAACCACACGCGGCACATGTCGGACCTCAAGTGCGCAGTACTGCCTTGAAGCTTGGCACCAGAATAACGACGACGGACTAAAGGCGCGCTCACTCGGCGCCGACCAAATAGAAATTACAGCGTGGGGCAGCGATGCCCATGCGCATAACGCGAATTCCGTTGGGATCGTTGAGGGCAGCTTTTTGAGCCCGGGCGAGACCAGCACACAGAACTTGCTGCAGACTGGTTTTTACGGTCTGGCTTTGGGAGCAATCCTGATGCGAACCTCGCTTGGGGCCGATTGGGCGCGATTTATCGTGTTTCTGAATCGATGCGAGGGGCTGTATCGCCTGACCGAGTCTGCAGTCCTTTTATTCTTCCCCTTTTGGCGCCGCCGTAGAGGCCGGGCACAAGGGGAGGCGCATGGCGATAGTGGGCTGAGGCAGCGCATGCGGTGCTTTTTGTCCCCATCGCCCCTCGGGCGCAGATCGAGGCTTTCTCGTAGCCTGTGCTCCTCTCTCTACATAGCTAGAGTGTGAACGAGCGCCATGAGTGCAGCACTTGAGCTCATGGCTGCGCTGATCGGAACCAAGCAAACGCATTACACACCCAAAGCGGCACTCGAGGCGGCTCTGATGACAGAGGTCGACCCGATGCATTGGTGCGCGGTCTATCTCGATATTGCGCCAGCGGAAATCATGAGCCGCGCTGCGCAATGGGTTGGCTTAGCCTTCTTTGATGTTGTGCCGCGTGTCGCCCATGTCGTTCACGACCAGCCGCGCGTTGAGATGTTCGCGAACCTGCGCATGGTGAGGTTCACCATGCTCGACAGGGAGATTGCGGTCGCAGCCCCGGACTTTTTCGCCTTTCTTCATCTGGCCCGGGTGGTGGAGGCTGACCCGGGCTTAAGGGGGCAGCTGCTTATTGTCCCCAGTGCAGCCCTAAGGGATGCGCTGGTGGGGATTCATGAAGAGCACTTGCTTGATGACGCGCGGCAAAGGCTGACGCGGAAGTGGCCATATGCGGCGGCGCAACTCGATCTCACCCGGATGGTTCGGGAAGGGGTTGTGATCACGGTCGCAGTGCTCGTGTTGGCGCTGACTATTGCGCCCTGGACAGGGATCGTTTGGGCCCTGCCGGTCTGGCTGTGGTTGATCATCCTGCCCAGTTGCATTCGGCTCGCAGCGATTTTTACGCCAATCCCCCGTGGGGTTACGGCTGAGCCCATTTTGGGGCCGGATGACTTGCCGATCTATACGGTGATGGTGCCGCTGCGCGACGAGGCGGGCATGGTGGATCAACTGTGCGCAAATCTGCTGCGGCTCGATTACCCGCGCGAGAAACTGCAGATCATGTTTCTCGTTGAAAGCCGCTCTCCCGAGACGGTGGATGCGGTGCGCAAATATCTCGGTGATGCGCGGTTTTCGCTGATTGTCGTGCCCGACGCAGCACCGCGCACAAAACCTAAGGCCTTGGATTTCGGATTGCCCTTTTGCACGGGCGAATATGTGGTGGTCTATGATGCCGAGGATCGTCCCGATCCTGACCAATTG includes the following:
- a CDS encoding LuxR family transcriptional regulator, giving the protein MTKHVLVSIDDLKQKETLEELSLSVSQAIERFELTSFMFAGVPAPGHDFQPYVLISNWPETWLSRYVSERYVHIDPVVQHCFSTNLPFDWREAPLDRSPESGQVLYDFKVHGIAYGYCVPIQLANGVQGFASFGGPKDSVDSAGQIQLHLLALHVYAQIRKLNVSRHQPPKRRAITQREAEVLKWAALGKTAAEIADITALSVRTVNQHCENAQRRLGTHNRIHTVVEAIRHKLITL
- a CDS encoding glycosyltransferase family 2 protein — protein: MSAALELMAALIGTKQTHYTPKAALEAALMTEVDPMHWCAVYLDIAPAEIMSRAAQWVGLAFFDVVPRVAHVVHDQPRVEMFANLRMVRFTMLDREIAVAAPDFFAFLHLARVVEADPGLRGQLLIVPSAALRDALVGIHEEHLLDDARQRLTRKWPYAAAQLDLTRMVREGVVITVAVLVLALTIAPWTGIVWALPVWLWLIILPSCIRLAAIFTPIPRGVTAEPILGPDDLPIYTVMVPLRDEAGMVDQLCANLLRLDYPREKLQIMFLVESRSPETVDAVRKYLGDARFSLIVVPDAAPRTKPKALDFGLPFCTGEYVVVYDAEDRPDPDQLRRVVAQFRRQTDVVCIQARLVISNGNGRFLPSLFAGDYAGLFAVLLPAFAKWNMVMPLGGTSNHFRMKELREIGGWDPYNVTEDADLGVRLARRGLLTATSNSRTFEDAPTSFRPWLGQRTRWLKGWIQTFVVHNRRPNLLLRDLGLVRMLIFEAVLLGMLISPLLHLTFVVVVIALLISGQGAAPLGEGWFFACVVVLVLGQAVAVGTNILGLWRTGQMQLMLPQLLLPFYWLLVGLATIFAFLEFAQKPFHWFKTPHLASKRRPKRSR